In a single window of the Leptospira wolffii serovar Khorat str. Khorat-H2 genome:
- a CDS encoding alpha/beta fold hydrolase — MFLHGGPGTAQIFFSRKPQQKLEERFIVVNWDQRGSGKSYSKSLQRSDMTISAFLHDTEELIEYLIKRFNRRKIFLVGHSWGSILGIKLASARPDLLFAYIGIGQVVDMIRGETISYNYTLRKATESGNDKAIRELRKIGPPPYSDLDSAGIQRKWLSRFNGIMKKGNIYKTIFVNIALSDISISYIIKFVKGIVFSLQSLENEQMGVNIMRKIRKLDIPIYFCEGKYDYTVPFELVEEYLEILEAPQKKIVWFENSGHLPNFEESEKFNEFCISLL, encoded by the coding sequence TTGTTTTTACACGGTGGTCCTGGAACTGCTCAAATCTTCTTTTCTCGAAAACCTCAACAAAAATTAGAAGAACGTTTCATAGTAGTCAACTGGGACCAAAGAGGTTCAGGCAAATCGTATAGTAAAAGTCTACAAAGATCGGATATGACTATTAGTGCTTTTCTGCATGATACGGAAGAGTTAATCGAATATCTAATCAAAAGATTCAATAGGCGAAAGATTTTCTTAGTCGGGCATTCTTGGGGGAGTATTCTCGGAATAAAACTGGCCTCGGCAAGACCCGATTTACTATTCGCTTATATTGGAATCGGTCAAGTGGTGGATATGATAAGGGGCGAAACGATATCATACAACTATACTCTTCGAAAAGCGACCGAATCCGGTAACGATAAAGCGATCCGAGAATTGAGGAAAATAGGCCCTCCGCCATATTCGGATTTGGATTCTGCCGGAATCCAAAGAAAATGGTTATCGAGATTCAATGGGATAATGAAGAAAGGGAATATTTACAAAACCATCTTCGTGAATATTGCCTTGTCCGATATTAGTATTTCGTACATTATCAAATTCGTAAAGGGGATCGTGTTCTCGTTGCAAAGTTTGGAGAATGAACAAATGGGGGTTAATATAATGCGGAAGATCCGGAAGCTGGATATACCGATATATTTTTGCGAGGGAAAATATGATTATACGGTTCCCTTCGAGCTTGTGGAAGAATATCTAGAGATATTAGAGGCGCCTCAGAAAAAGATCGTTTGGTTTGAAAATTCCGGTCATCTTCCGAATTTCGAGGAGTCGGAGAAGTTTAACGAGTTTTGTATATCATTATTATAA
- a CDS encoding TPM domain-containing protein, whose product MRFLLFSFVIINLFCSGKERQTFKINGYVDDRTHTLSDPYIKRTNSRLSEVESSSSVKIAILIVDSIGDKNIESFVMEIANQNGVGARYVNNGILLFMSKNDQMIRISIGSGMEWVISDKLTSRIADDMVPYLREGDFETALDNSLKSIIPLATGVSWKIDSKSLRSLAKNDLNQIFQFNGALISTEKVGVRQFENQGEEFLLVKTDDDLNINLIVTRYKPSFSSLNKEKAKLITARLVKVNPITFQLLGVDP is encoded by the coding sequence ATGAGATTTTTACTTTTTTCTTTTGTGATCATCAATCTCTTCTGCTCGGGAAAGGAAAGGCAAACATTCAAAATAAACGGTTACGTTGATGATAGGACTCATACCTTAAGCGATCCGTATATTAAACGGACTAATTCCAGATTATCAGAAGTGGAAAGCAGCTCTTCGGTGAAAATCGCCATATTGATCGTGGATTCCATTGGAGATAAGAATATAGAATCCTTTGTTATGGAAATCGCCAACCAGAACGGTGTGGGTGCGAGATATGTTAATAATGGGATCTTGCTATTTATGTCGAAAAATGATCAGATGATTAGAATTTCGATCGGGTCAGGCATGGAATGGGTTATTAGCGATAAATTAACTTCGCGGATTGCTGACGATATGGTGCCGTATTTGAGAGAAGGGGATTTTGAAACGGCGCTAGATAATTCGCTCAAATCCATTATTCCTTTAGCCACCGGTGTTTCATGGAAAATCGACTCTAAATCGCTACGGTCGTTAGCGAAGAATGACCTGAATCAAATTTTTCAATTTAACGGCGCTCTTATTTCAACGGAAAAAGTGGGCGTGCGCCAATTCGAAAACCAAGGGGAGGAATTTTTGCTAGTAAAGACAGATGATGATCTAAATATCAATTTGATAGTTACAAGGTATAAACCTTCGTTTTCTTCACTAAATAAGGAAAAGGCTAAACTGATTACCGCTCGTTTAGTGAAAGTGAATCCGATTACTTTTCAACTTTTAGGGGTTGATCCTTAA
- a CDS encoding DUF2200 domain-containing protein: MEKHRIFTTSFASVYPMYVQKAERKGRTKAEVDKIIFWLTGYDAKGFQKQLKKEVNFEEFFEQAPHINDNVSLIRGVICGYRVEEIEDELMRKIRYLDKLIDELAKGKAMDKILRGSVH; this comes from the coding sequence ATGGAAAAACATAGGATATTTACGACATCCTTTGCAAGTGTTTATCCCATGTATGTTCAAAAAGCCGAAAGGAAAGGGCGAACCAAAGCGGAAGTCGATAAAATCATCTTTTGGCTCACGGGATACGATGCGAAGGGATTTCAAAAACAACTTAAGAAAGAAGTTAATTTCGAAGAATTTTTCGAACAGGCCCCGCATATTAATGATAACGTTTCGCTGATCCGAGGTGTTATCTGCGGATATCGTGTAGAGGAAATTGAAGACGAGCTTATGCGCAAAATCCGATATTTGGATAAATTAATCGACGAGTTAGCGAAAGGCAAAGCCATGGATAAAATATTGCGCGGGTCCGTTCATTAG
- a CDS encoding YdeI/OmpD-associated family protein — MAKTNKNPKVDVFLIKAESWRKEFEKLRGILLECKLTEELKWGVPCYTLGKNNIVLMHGFKEYCALLFFKGALLKDPKGILIRQTENVQSARQIRFTDVREITKLKTVLKTYISEAIKVEESGLKVNFKKSSEFAVPEEFLSKLDEVPGLKTAFDALTPGRQRGYLLHFSSAKQSKTRESRIEKCIRKILNGKGLDD; from the coding sequence ATGGCAAAGACTAACAAAAATCCCAAGGTAGACGTATTTTTAATAAAGGCCGAAAGTTGGCGGAAAGAATTCGAGAAGTTGAGGGGAATCCTTCTGGAATGCAAGTTGACCGAAGAATTGAAATGGGGGGTGCCGTGCTACACTCTCGGAAAGAATAATATAGTCTTAATGCACGGATTCAAAGAATATTGCGCGCTTCTATTTTTTAAGGGCGCTTTGTTAAAAGACCCTAAAGGGATTCTAATTAGACAAACCGAGAATGTACAATCTGCCCGCCAAATTCGATTCACCGATGTTCGGGAAATAACTAAATTAAAAACCGTCTTAAAGACTTATATTTCCGAAGCGATCAAGGTGGAGGAGTCCGGCTTGAAAGTGAATTTCAAAAAGAGTTCGGAATTCGCCGTGCCGGAGGAATTCTTAAGCAAACTGGATGAAGTCCCGGGATTAAAAACGGCTTTCGACGCATTGACTCCCGGACGACAGCGAGGGTATCTTCTCCATTTCTCCTCCGCTAAGCAATCTAAGACGCGAGAATCTCGGATCGAGAAATGCATACGTAAAATTCTTAATGGTAAAGGATTGGACGATTGA
- a CDS encoding VOC family protein, whose amino-acid sequence MKDPNEQAEKSTSSADSTPKVTGIGGIFFFSDNPQETREWYAKNLGLEINSWGSSFEFRNLDRPDEINSLQWTPFKKGDEYFSPSKKDFMINYRVQNIEALITKLKENGVTVLDDIASYDYGKFVHIMDAEGNKIELWEPR is encoded by the coding sequence ATGAAAGATCCGAACGAACAAGCTGAGAAATCGACTTCATCGGCTGACTCAACGCCTAAGGTGACCGGCATAGGCGGTATTTTCTTTTTTTCCGATAATCCCCAGGAAACGAGAGAATGGTACGCCAAAAATCTAGGATTGGAAATCAATTCGTGGGGTTCAAGCTTCGAATTCAGGAATCTCGATAGGCCTGACGAGATAAATTCTCTCCAATGGACTCCCTTCAAAAAGGGGGATGAATATTTTTCTCCATCCAAAAAGGATTTTATGATCAATTATCGAGTCCAGAATATCGAGGCGCTCATAACCAAATTGAAAGAAAATGGCGTAACCGTACTCGATGATATTGCGAGTTACGATTATGGAAAATTCGTCCATATTATGGATGCTGAAGGAAACAAGATCGAGCTGTGGGAGCCCCGTTGA
- a CDS encoding DUF4256 domain-containing protein: protein MKKTGNNKKDLSKQEKEDLLQVLKVRFEKNKDRHKDIHWADVQAKLEDNSKKLWSLNEMERTGGEPDVVAYDKKANEFIFYDCSEETPKGRRSVCYDRDALDSRKEHKPQDNAIDMASAMGIKLLTEEEYRELQSLGNFDAKTSSWIETPASIRKLGGALFADYRYGTVFVYHNGAQSYYAVRGFRGSLRV, encoded by the coding sequence ATGAAGAAAACCGGTAATAATAAGAAAGACTTATCCAAGCAAGAGAAGGAAGATTTACTCCAAGTTTTGAAAGTCCGTTTCGAGAAAAATAAAGACCGCCACAAAGATATTCATTGGGCGGACGTACAAGCGAAGTTGGAAGACAACTCGAAAAAGCTATGGTCCTTGAATGAAATGGAAAGGACAGGCGGTGAGCCGGATGTAGTCGCTTACGATAAGAAGGCGAATGAATTCATTTTTTACGATTGTTCCGAAGAAACTCCGAAAGGAAGAAGGAGCGTCTGCTACGATCGCGATGCTCTGGACTCTAGAAAGGAGCATAAACCTCAGGATAATGCGATCGATATGGCTTCGGCCATGGGGATCAAACTTTTAACGGAAGAGGAATATCGGGAACTGCAGTCCCTCGGAAATTTCGACGCAAAAACCTCGAGTTGGATCGAGACGCCCGCTTCGATTCGAAAGCTTGGCGGAGCCCTTTTTGCCGATTATCGTTACGGAACCGTCTTCGTTTACCATAACGGTGCGCAATCTTACTACGCCGTTAGAGGTTTTCGAGGTTCCTTGCGCGTCTGA
- a CDS encoding dihydrofolate reductase family protein: MRRIIVLEFLTLDGVIQGPGGQKEDTDNGFAYCGWQVPYTDEVVGTVMNQQMNVPFDLLLGRKTFDIWAPYWPKHADFWPSAMKATKYVASNTLASSEWQPSVFLNGDIVEKITKLKQEKGPDLHVYGSANLVQTLMKHNLVDEFWLKIYPVTLGSGKRLFVEGTIPAAFKVTESQVSPNGIIIVNYKRAGSVETGNF; the protein is encoded by the coding sequence ATGAGAAGAATTATTGTACTCGAATTCCTCACTCTTGACGGAGTCATACAAGGACCGGGTGGTCAAAAAGAAGACACCGACAATGGCTTTGCTTATTGCGGTTGGCAAGTCCCCTATACCGACGAAGTTGTCGGAACAGTCATGAATCAGCAGATGAACGTTCCATTCGATCTACTGTTAGGACGTAAAACCTTCGATATATGGGCACCGTACTGGCCGAAGCATGCGGACTTTTGGCCTTCCGCTATGAAAGCGACCAAGTACGTCGCTTCGAATACCTTAGCCTCTAGCGAATGGCAGCCCTCCGTATTTTTGAATGGAGATATCGTGGAGAAAATCACCAAACTTAAACAAGAAAAAGGACCGGATCTACACGTTTATGGAAGCGCAAATCTAGTTCAGACTCTCATGAAGCATAATTTGGTCGATGAGTTTTGGCTAAAGATATATCCGGTGACGTTAGGAAGTGGAAAACGTCTGTTTGTCGAAGGCACAATCCCCGCGGCATTCAAAGTAACGGAAAGCCAAGTCTCTCCGAATGGAATCATTATTGTAAATTACAAACGTGCAGGCTCGGTTGAAACCGGAAATTTCTGA
- a CDS encoding MepB family protein, which translates to MLFSQNCDIEIQGYRIEKESSDYNAAVFHLEKKQVIFRLAKITPKKTGMFVTLWKRGKNGTAIPFHKKDNIDIVVVEVRKSSRIGHFVFNKEILIEKGIISSSKEGKRGFRIYPPWESPSNDQAVTSQIWQSRYFFEHKKADKDDRLRLKELMNL; encoded by the coding sequence ATGTTATTCTCACAAAACTGTGACATAGAAATCCAAGGCTATAGAATAGAAAAAGAAAGTTCCGATTATAATGCAGCCGTCTTTCATTTGGAAAAGAAGCAGGTCATATTTAGGTTGGCAAAAATTACCCCTAAGAAAACGGGTATGTTTGTTACTCTTTGGAAAAGAGGTAAAAACGGGACTGCGATCCCTTTTCATAAAAAGGATAATATTGATATAGTCGTAGTCGAGGTTAGAAAATCCAGCCGGATTGGGCACTTCGTTTTTAATAAGGAAATTCTGATTGAAAAAGGAATTATTTCTTCAAGTAAAGAAGGAAAAAGGGGATTCAGAATTTATCCTCCTTGGGAATCGCCTTCTAATGATCAGGCGGTTACATCCCAAATTTGGCAATCACGCTATTTCTTTGAACATAAAAAAGCGGATAAAGATGATCGTTTGCGCCTCAAAGAATTAATGAATCTCTAA
- a CDS encoding dihydrofolate reductase family protein, whose amino-acid sequence MRKVIFAINITADGYFGHMDMIPDDGLHKYFTDLLRTAGHILYGRITYELMAPFWPEVARNQSMSEVTNEFARVFDSLEKVVFSTTLKRLEGTNARLARESIADEVIALKQQPGKDIFVGSLSLASQLSELRLIDEYRFVIHPVIVGKGPKLFDSQKLQERLLLDFLGSETLQSGAIVLHYKRV is encoded by the coding sequence ATGAGAAAAGTTATTTTTGCGATCAATATTACTGCCGATGGATACTTCGGTCATATGGACATGATCCCTGATGATGGGCTGCATAAATACTTCACCGATCTCCTGCGTACTGCAGGTCATATTCTCTATGGCCGGATCACATATGAACTGATGGCACCATTTTGGCCTGAAGTAGCGAGAAACCAATCAATGTCGGAAGTAACGAATGAGTTCGCTCGGGTCTTCGACTCACTTGAGAAGGTCGTATTCTCCACCACATTGAAACGATTAGAGGGAACAAATGCCAGACTGGCCCGCGAGAGCATTGCGGACGAAGTAATCGCATTGAAGCAACAACCTGGAAAAGATATTTTCGTGGGTAGCTTGAGTCTCGCTTCTCAACTCTCGGAACTCCGTTTGATTGATGAGTATCGTTTCGTAATCCATCCAGTGATTGTCGGAAAAGGTCCTAAGTTATTCGATAGCCAGAAATTACAAGAAAGGCTTTTGCTTGACTTTCTTGGTTCGGAAACTTTACAATCCGGCGCTATTGTTCTTCACTACAAGAGGGTGTAA
- a CDS encoding TetR/AcrR family transcriptional regulator, which produces MGLREQKKAKTRKLISDIARDLFIEKGFETVTVAEIAEKAEVAVTTLFNYFPTKESLIFDLEDEIDNDILEAIRERKKDQSILDALHQYFLASKLFNPPSKKTFSGFGKLIRTSPELSSYLRGLWGRYENTLAKEIQNDSGANKMEAECVSKLILEGVSFACNSHSPKDTLNLTFRILKNGWNK; this is translated from the coding sequence ATGGGGCTGCGGGAACAAAAGAAAGCAAAAACTAGAAAACTCATTTCGGATATCGCTCGCGATCTTTTTATAGAAAAGGGATTTGAAACCGTTACAGTCGCCGAAATAGCTGAAAAAGCCGAGGTAGCGGTTACCACACTTTTCAATTATTTTCCTACGAAAGAGTCGCTCATTTTCGATCTTGAGGACGAGATCGACAACGACATCTTGGAAGCGATTCGGGAGCGAAAGAAGGACCAATCCATTTTGGATGCCCTTCATCAATACTTTCTAGCGAGTAAGCTATTCAATCCACCTAGTAAAAAGACATTCTCGGGGTTCGGAAAACTCATCAGAACTTCGCCCGAATTGAGTTCTTACTTACGCGGATTATGGGGACGATATGAGAATACTCTGGCCAAGGAAATTCAGAACGATTCCGGCGCAAATAAGATGGAAGCGGAATGTGTGTCAAAGCTGATTCTCGAAGGCGTAAGTTTTGCGTGCAACTCGCATTCTCCCAAGGATACCTTGAATCTAACGTTTAGAATCTTAAAGAATGGGTGGAATAAGTGA
- a CDS encoding FAD-dependent monooxygenase, which yields MKQDLSIHDVIISGAGPVGLFLACELALAKCSVLILEKAENSHSPLKRMPFGIRGLSAPTIEALYRRGLLNELEIYKRLKNPHSTAVQHGPRRQVGHFAGIPFHEGDIDNSQWKHRLPSSTDTNLISEMEEMETILLRRAESLGVEIMRGLAVTSFHQTEDEVTVRSGEKSFKSRWLVGCDGGRSVVRKVGGFEFAGTEPEFTGYSAKVDITDPEKLSPGRNPTPTGMYLQSQPGFLIMQDFDGGEFHNSEKPITLEHVQKVLRYISGTDVTINALHFASTWTDRARQATNYRNGRILLAGDAAHIHSPLGGQGLNLGLGDAMNLGWKLAATVQNGAPESLLDSYHAERYPIGARVLDWSRAQVAIMKPIPQARALNAIIRDLMETRDGATYMAGRVWGIHTHYNLGGTHPLLGHSVPNFEFEDGTRIGEFMHDGRAILLDFGIHTSLKNLAGEYGDRMKYVSGRAKEQLGLSAALIRPDGIIAWVCDGEEPEEQQLKQAAAQWFVR from the coding sequence GTGAAACAAGACTTGTCGATCCATGATGTAATCATTTCCGGGGCGGGTCCGGTAGGACTTTTTCTCGCGTGTGAATTGGCCTTAGCCAAATGTTCGGTATTGATATTGGAAAAGGCGGAAAATTCTCATTCCCCGTTGAAACGGATGCCTTTCGGGATACGCGGACTTTCCGCACCTACGATCGAAGCGCTTTACCGCCGAGGATTATTAAACGAACTCGAAATATACAAACGCCTAAAAAATCCCCACTCAACGGCCGTGCAACACGGTCCTCGTCGTCAGGTAGGACACTTCGCCGGCATTCCATTTCATGAAGGCGATATAGACAATTCTCAGTGGAAACATCGTCTGCCAAGTTCGACAGATACGAATCTGATATCCGAAATGGAAGAGATGGAAACGATACTATTACGACGCGCGGAATCCTTGGGAGTCGAAATCATGCGGGGACTTGCAGTGACTTCCTTCCATCAAACCGAGGACGAGGTGACGGTTCGATCGGGTGAGAAATCTTTTAAGAGCCGATGGCTTGTGGGTTGTGATGGAGGTCGCAGCGTTGTGCGTAAGGTGGGAGGTTTTGAATTTGCCGGTACGGAGCCGGAATTTACGGGCTATTCTGCCAAGGTAGATATTACCGACCCGGAGAAGCTAAGTCCGGGCCGAAATCCTACGCCGACAGGCATGTATTTGCAATCGCAGCCGGGTTTCTTAATAATGCAGGATTTCGACGGAGGGGAATTTCACAATTCGGAAAAACCGATCACGTTGGAACATGTGCAGAAAGTTTTGCGCTATATCTCGGGCACCGACGTTACCATCAACGCCTTACATTTTGCTAGTACATGGACAGATCGAGCCAGGCAAGCCACGAACTACCGCAATGGACGAATTCTTTTAGCCGGAGACGCCGCACATATTCATTCTCCTTTGGGAGGCCAAGGGCTAAACTTAGGATTGGGAGATGCAATGAATCTAGGCTGGAAGCTTGCCGCAACCGTTCAAAATGGAGCCCCGGAAAGTCTATTAGATAGTTATCATGCTGAACGATATCCGATCGGTGCGCGAGTTCTGGATTGGTCCAGAGCTCAGGTTGCGATCATGAAACCGATACCTCAGGCTCGAGCGCTGAATGCGATTATCCGCGACCTTATGGAAACACGCGACGGTGCCACGTACATGGCAGGAAGAGTATGGGGTATTCACACTCATTATAATCTAGGAGGCACCCACCCTCTATTAGGGCACAGTGTTCCCAACTTTGAGTTCGAAGACGGGACAAGGATCGGTGAGTTCATGCATGATGGCCGGGCGATACTACTTGATTTCGGTATACATACTTCCCTAAAAAATTTAGCGGGTGAATATGGAGATCGAATGAAGTATGTTTCAGGTAGGGCAAAAGAACAATTAGGATTGAGCGCCGCATTGATACGTCCCGACGGGATTATCGCCTGGGTCTGCGACGGAGAAGAACCGGAAGAACAGCAGCTGAAGCAAGCAGCTGCTCAATGGTTTGTGAGATAG